ATTTTGCTATTAGGGACCGGTCTTGCAACAGATCCCCTATAGGGATCGGTCCTGTTATAAATCCCCAAGAAAAGGACCGGTCCTTCTATAGATACCTAATAGGAatcaatataccaaagttgtaatacaacttgtatattcttccatgatactttgatcataatatgatgatattgttagagaatagctcggttgaacccaccaagctttggtatgtcaagtttggttgtcatattttagtgaatcaaaactcacttaaagagtcgcttgattatatactagattcaacttcgtataggttagctagaaagttactaggatatgagacttacaagtattatgtgaagacttgaagaatgtgaagaagtaaagagctgcaacgacgacatcatccttccacttgaggttagtaaaatttgacttgaaatgtttcattcctaacatatctttcaagtcttgcgtattgaaaacataactgcgaagctgtgaatgattatactctagttagacatagtattaaggaattacaatacgaagtataacgtctatcttttgaacttcgtatataagacatcgactcaatcgtatgaatgctattgtgattatgatgagtatgggtgaagatttcgtcctaggaaacaatgttttacatttgtttaaaggaagtacaattcataaacttgttttgtgaatcgaaagggaaatcgctaggcttattggtattgttattcattgcaaatatttagattaccaatatgtgtgtttagtataaccgctcataacttgtttatgtatcttggtaaaactattcacaatacctgacttttgtattggtatgacttttactagtgaaaccgatcttaagtaatcacctgagatggtatgatcgatatgttgtaattggtatgactaaCTCTAGAcattagggaaccgatcctagtaagaggtgcaaccgatcacaagcattgggaatcgatccttgtaagaggtacaacaagtcttagtaattggtaaccgatcccaTGACTtttgcaaccgaatacaagttaaaTACTataaatatgtggtaaccgatcctagtacctagtcaaccaacttttggaaagctagtgtgaccgatcctagtacccacatggaggtagaatcgaagctttgtgttttggtagaaccgtgaaacccattaatggtgatttgataggataatcaatcacatagttcttagaagtcagatgaactaattctaaacttgtttggaagtgtggcaaatcggttccaatattgtaaatatgaaaaaggatttgcaaagtaaagatgtcgacatactctgaacatgtgcagtaactcttatcttttattgttcaaagatattccttaatagctaaattgagaatcttttaattaaggtttttagtttttatatgcttttaatttccagcaattaaatgcatatctttagtaaAATAAAaactagtaatgtgcatttactaattggagattttctactgagatttcggtcaatatttggacagtgcatttccaggaattatgaaaaccgtttttgcttttattgtatatctttgagaatattcgattttggaaattccttggtatccaaacttccttggtctataaatattgaagtttgcatttcaagcaaactaatcctcaaagccaacaaaactacctagttgtgttgttactagtggagccatctattcggagaggaaagtaccctacttaggagaaatctcttacgaccgctcgttttaaagacttctttaggattgggaagctctacgaataCTGTTGGTGGCAAACTAGATaactgcagtttattattagttttcgattgatttgattgactaacaattgttgaactttgattgcacctagtttgtttatgcttgagaatcttctcttctgatataagattcactcaaactagatcgaagtatcgacggggatatttagaactgtttgtagatctaaagacgtcttgtgataatccattgttaacagactccgttatgtgtgtgattgatgacaagagattcaagttgtttgtgtgcaggtgtttattgaagatctaagaagatttgcagacaaagaagatttcttatttgagttcataatcgtTGGTGTgtacaaaacttgatcggttggggatccaactataatcggtttatctttatgataaccttgattgattggttgagtagatcgacatcaatacaattctttgtgattaagagtattgaattacatagtctagacaattactttggtaattgttaagagattgatctaaaaacctgacaaaggagtttattgggataaacggaagagccttttgtcaaactcatatcacgttgttcgAAAAGAGTTGTTaacgaacagatttgttgttcctttactgtttggaatacaaaccaaaggaattgttccaagtgcgtgacttattacaagttggaggtgcagggatactgagggaactaggtgaactataggtttagttgcttggtctcaactctacgaagttggtttagattttgtatagcggcttaattctgagagtattcaattctggactaggtcccggggtttttctgcatttgcagtttcctcgttaacaaaatcttgttgtgtcttttacctttctatttccgcaattataattgttttattataattagaagtaaaatactcaaacgttaattcctaattacttgatagcaatcctattgtgtttgattaagtccgaacctatcatcaagtaatcatacttcgttgttgtattgtctcgatcttgcatccatagtcaatcacacaagttatcttgttgtcgtattgtctcgatctcgtatccatagacgatcacacgaagtgtgaaccgattatttgtattgtctcgactcagtccatagacaatcactttcggagaaaggacttatatgtggaaaagttttagattgaggtatatttgggtaccttcgtcttttcaattggtatcagagaaggcaaacacgaaaagatctaacaatctgtgtttggtgcgatccaacctataagaattgaatcacaTGAACGATTCGATTAATGTTTCAAATATTTTAGATGGTCTTGAAGAAGCCTATGAAGAATATTTCTCAGCTCTTGTTAAGatgttagaagaagaaattgaacagAACCAGTCACATAGTGATGAGATCAGTAATATCATGATTGATAGAGCACTGGTGAAAAACATAGAAGATCCAAAATCGGGGGATTCTCAAATATGTTCAAGTATAACTTCCAGACATCTAGAACAGACTAATAAGAGACTGTCCAGGAAGCCTTTTCAAAAAGGATGGAATGGTTTAATTCAGAAGATTTGTTTTGCAAAACTTCTGATTAATCGCATTAAGGAACTTTATAAGAACTTAACGAATCATCCTAAAtctggtgaacaatgtcttggagCATTTGCACTTAAAACAACTTCACCATTCCAATGGTTTCTAGATAGTGggtgtagtagacatatgacaggtgatattTCTTGGTTCACAAAGACAGAAGACTACAAGGGAGGACCAGTAACCTTCAGAGATGGAAGCAGCTGTCTTATTAGCAAAAAGGGTACTATCAAACTTCCAGGTATTCCCGAAATTCATGATTTTGTTTATGTTAAAGGAATGAAAGAAAATCTTCTAtcagttagtcaaatttgtgataaaggttACAAAGTTAACTTCAATATGAGGggttgtgatattgaagataagtccggaaaaataatttttcgaggacgtagaagtatgaataattgttatCTACTTGATATACAGTCCAATTTGTACtgtaacttgactaaggttgagtcaactcatttgtggcatgaacgttttggtcatatcaactactGAATGCTAGGAAAGCTCATTAATTGTGAACTTGTCAGAGGCGttccaaaaataaatactaaAGTAGAAGGAGTTTGTGGTGCatgccaaaagggtaagcaagAAAAAATTCCACATAAATTTTCTCAAGACATAGCCACTCGTGCTCCTTTCGatctaattcatatggatctatttggtccaatccaacaagcaactgttggaggaaagaaatatgctttagtaatggtagatgactacacgCGTTTTACATAGGTTGCTTTTCTGAAGCACAAGAATGACACTCTTGAGGAGTTCAAAATTATTGtgaatagaattcaaaatgaacaaggtcgcaaacttaagaaaataagaagcgatcgtggtacaaaattcaaggatacaaaagtatatgaatactgCAATGATCTTGGAATTAGTCATCAATTCTCAGCTCCTATTACACCTCAGGAAAATGGTGTagctgagagaaagaatagaaatattcaagaaatggcaagagtgatgcttcacaataaaaacctaccattaaCCTTCTGGGGGAGGCCATATTTACAACTTGTCTTATAATCAGAGTTTATTTAAGATCCAAAACTCTAAATACCCCATAtgaattatggtatggaagaaaccCCAATCTGAGCTATTTAAGGGTTTTCGGAAGCAAATGCTATATTCTTAAAGACAGAGAACATaaaggaaaatttgattccaaaagtgatgaaggaaattttcttggctatgcctctgatagtcgtGCCTTCCGGGTATACAATCTCAGAACCAAAATCATGATGGAATCAATTAACGTGGTTATTGATGACATTAACGATTTTTGTCAAAACAATCACACTGCAGTAGAGCTTTCTCCCTCTGAAACTGTTATTAAAGAAAAACCGACTGAAGAATAACCATCATTCGGGCTCCTTAGTGATTTTCCTAGTTGAGACAAAGTGCATGTAACTTGCATGTAAGGTCTTGTTTAAGTTcaatcctaattttatttcctaataagaaaggaaaaaaagaacTGGTTGCAAGCACTAATTCATTTTCTAACCTATGATTTCTAAATATTTCCCAGTTCCCGCGAGTCTTTTGGGCAACTAATTTAAATGATAAACTACCAAAAGTCACTTGAATACAAACTAAGCAGACGCCTTTGACTCGCAAAGTTAATTCCATCATGGCCCCAGCTCTTGAAAAGTTAGAAACACGGCCGCCGAGATCCCACTCGGAAACAAAATCCTGATATAATACGAACTCCGAATATCCTCAGGGCAACTATACCAAGTACACTACAAAGAAAGTACAAAGCGAGTCCAAACAGAATACGGGTATAATACGTATACATACCCAAACCGCTTGAAGACTCTATAAATAGAGCCTCCTCCTCTGACTATACCATCCATTCGAAAATCTAGAAGCAAAAGAGAGAGAGGGGGAGAGAAACAGAAAAAGGAGATTCAGAATTGGGTAATCACGGCTATATTTGGAGACGGAGGGTGGAATTTCCACCACAATCAAAGATTGattcattcatcatcatcagcttcTAATCAAGTTGAGAAAAGAAACCCTTCACCTCACGGTGGTAGAGGAGCTTTGCCGTCAGAAGGTGGTTCTCCTTCTGATCTTCTTTTTCTTGCCGGTGGTGGTGAATTTCTCTTCAAATACCCAATCAACTAACCCCCttattcctttgattttttcTAGATTTACCAATTCATTTTTTAACTTAAAACCAAATCATTTTCTAGTACATAATACATTACAATATACAATATGTTGACCATCAAAAGAGTTCCTACTGTTGTTTCGAATTACCAAGAAGATGTTTCTGCCGCTGCTGCTGAAACTGTTGGCTGTGGCCGTAATTGCCTTGGAAAGTGCTGTTTACCTGGTAAGTTCCCAATTTTCACTCAACAAATTGTTTTCATTTTGATTGATTTAGAAAATTTTGATTGCCCTGGAAAGAACTTGATTAGATTTAGTTGAATTGAACTTAATTTTGAGTTACACTGGAATAATTTGTAATTTTTAGAATAAAAATTGAGGTATTTCTTCCCATTTTATCTAATTTGAGATATGTATTTGTGAAATCCAGTGTCCAAGCTTCCTTTATATGCATTCAAGGGAGATGGGATTGATTCAATCAAAGGAGGAGAGGAACCTGAGGTGTCTTTCTTTGATACCTTAATTCTTGGGCAATGGGAGGATCGAATGAGCCGAGGCCTTTTTCGATATGATGTAACACTGTGTGAGACTAAGGTTATTCCTGGAGAGTATGGATTTGTTGCACAATTGAATGAAGGACGTCACCTTAAGAAACGACCAACTGAGTTCCGTGTCGACCGAGTGCTACAACcctttgatgggagcaaattcaACTTCACGAAAGTTGGGCAGGAAGAGGTGCTTTTGCGCTTTGAGCAGAGTTGTGATGAAAAGACCCATTATTTTGCTAGTTCAGCTGTTGATTCGGATTCCATATCTCCTAGTGTGGTCGCCATTAATGTAAGCATGATTTAGCTGTGAATTTTACTTTTTGAATTCTtatcctctttttttctttttgaaatgagAGGTTCAAATTAGATATCAAGGTGCACAAGTGTTGCAACCTAAAGAGTAGtgaccaaaaagaaaaaggagtcgAAGGTGTAGGAGTGTATCTCCTGTAGGACTATTACGCACGCATAGAAAATCAATGATTTCTTGTCCTCCTACATGATAGCTTCTAAAATTATTTGGTTTGATCAATTATTGGCCATTGAATTAAATATTTCTGTTTTGGTATTTCAGGTGAGTCCAATTGAGTATGGGCATGTACTTCTGATTCCCCGTGTTCTTGAATGCTTACCTCAAAGGATTGACCATGAGAGCTTCTTGTTAGCTCTTCATATGGCGAAAGAAGCAGCAAACCCCTTTTTCAGATTGGGTTTTAACAGTTTGGGTGCCTTTGCAACAATCAATCATCTCCATTTCCAGGTAACTATTTAACTTCCATCTCTATAACCAGGACCTATAGTTCGTACTTCTTGTTAGCATTGTCATTTGCCTTATTTCTTTGTTtgacaatttttaattttttaatgcaGGCGTATTACTTATCTGTGCCCTTCCCTGTTGAGAAGGCTCCTACTCAGAAGATAACCATGGCAAATGGACTTCCAGATAATGGGGTTACAATCTCTGAGCTGTTGAACTATCCAGTTAGAGCTCTTGTTTTTGAGGGGGGCAACACATTAAAAGATCTCTCTGACGTTGTCTCTAATGCTTGCATTTTTCTTCAAGAGACCAACATTCCATACAATGTTCTCATCTCTGATTGTGGAAACCGAATCTTCCTCTTCCCTCAGGTATAAATTGCTCCCTCCACAGCTCTTAATTTCGTTCTTGTGTGACTGTTACTCCTGAATAATTACAGAACAACTTGAACTTATGTCTTTTATAAATTTTAATCGGTCAAGTGAAGCCCAAGTGATGTCAGCATATCAGTAATGTTTTTGCCATTTTAGTTCTAAATATTGTGACTAGAAACAGTTCAGTGAGTTGTCTTTGGAGGAGTTTGAttttggattcttttaacaattaagGAAATGCTTCAAGTGGTATGGTCACTACATATTGCCTATAAGCGTAGTTAATCTAAAGATTCCAATTTGCTAGTTAACCTTTTCCTGGGCGCCTTCATGATATACTAATTGAAACACTCGAAGCAATAGAATCTCCGCTTTACATATTTTGCTCCTTACACATGCATGGCATCAGGAGAATTTTCTTTGCAAGTGTCGCCAGTTATATACTTGTGATTATTCTTACTATTTTCTTACTTTCTCTGAGAATGCTTAATTAATTTGTTTGACCAAATTGAATGTACAGTGTTACGCTGAAAAGCAAGCACTTGGAGAAGTGAGTCAGGAGCTTCTTGATACCCAAGTAAATCCAGCCGTGTGGGAGATAAGTGGACATATagtgttgaagaggaagaatgacTATGAGGACGCATCTGAAAATTATGCTTGGAGGCTCCTTGCAGAGGTGTCTCTCTCTGAGGAAAGGTTTCAAGAAGTGAAAACCTATATATTTGAAGCTGCAGGTTTTCAGGAAATGGTTTGTGTTGCAGAAAAAGAGGAAGGAGATGGCAATGAAGATGTCaaagatgaggatgaagattCTTTGTTCGGGAGCTCATCTCGCACCTCTGCCACATATTACCCCCAAGGTTGTCTGGTTCAGCAGTGAAGAAGTATTATTAGGGTTTCGA
This genomic stretch from Papaver somniferum cultivar HN1 chromosome 5, ASM357369v1, whole genome shotgun sequence harbors:
- the LOC113282078 gene encoding GDP-L-galactose phosphorylase 2-like, which translates into the protein MLTIKRVPTVVSNYQEDVSAAAAETVGCGRNCLGKCCLPVSKLPLYAFKGDGIDSIKGGEEPEVSFFDTLILGQWEDRMSRGLFRYDVTLCETKVIPGEYGFVAQLNEGRHLKKRPTEFRVDRVLQPFDGSKFNFTKVGQEEVLLRFEQSCDEKTHYFASSAVDSDSISPSVVAINVSPIEYGHVLLIPRVLECLPQRIDHESFLLALHMAKEAANPFFRLGFNSLGAFATINHLHFQAYYLSVPFPVEKAPTQKITMANGLPDNGVTISELLNYPVRALVFEGGNTLKDLSDVVSNACIFLQETNIPYNVLISDCGNRIFLFPQCYAEKQALGEVSQELLDTQVNPAVWEISGHIVLKRKNDYEDASENYAWRLLAEVSLSEERFQEVKTYIFEAAGFQEMVCVAEKEEGDGNEDVKDEDEDSLFGSSSRTSATYYPQGCLVQQ